The following are encoded in a window of Sphaerisporangium siamense genomic DNA:
- a CDS encoding peptidoglycan recognition protein family protein, with protein sequence MAIDIVSRKDWGARAPRGSYSSLSRNKGVKVHYTGGRVEPSIVDDHARCVAMVKSIQNFHMDGNGWIDIGYSMVACPHRKVFVGRGPGHVCAANGAGLNTDHYAVLALVGNSGLVQPNDEMLLGVLDAIDYLRERGGAGSQIKGHRDGYSTDCPGDALYAWVKKGAPRPGDGETPPDPDPQEHPKFPGRLLKYPPITRGEDVRTWQAQMKKRGAAVDVDGAYGPASREVCLDFQREQGLDADGVVGRLTWDAAWEAPVS encoded by the coding sequence GTGGCCATCGACATCGTGTCGCGCAAAGACTGGGGAGCCCGTGCCCCACGAGGCTCCTATTCCTCGCTGTCCCGTAACAAAGGCGTCAAGGTGCACTACACCGGCGGCCGGGTCGAGCCGTCGATCGTGGACGACCACGCCCGCTGCGTCGCCATGGTGAAATCCATCCAGAACTTCCACATGGACGGCAACGGCTGGATCGACATCGGATACAGCATGGTCGCCTGCCCGCACCGCAAGGTCTTCGTCGGCCGCGGCCCCGGGCACGTCTGCGCCGCCAACGGCGCCGGGCTCAACACCGACCACTACGCCGTCCTGGCCCTGGTCGGCAACTCCGGCCTCGTCCAGCCCAACGACGAGATGCTGCTCGGTGTCCTCGACGCCATCGACTACCTGCGCGAGCGCGGCGGCGCCGGGAGCCAGATCAAGGGCCACCGCGACGGCTACTCCACCGACTGCCCCGGCGACGCGCTGTACGCCTGGGTGAAGAAGGGCGCCCCGCGCCCCGGCGACGGTGAGACGCCGCCCGACCCGGATCCGCAGGAGCACCCGAAGTTCCCCGGCCGGCTGCTGAAGTACCCGCCGATCACCCGCGGCGAGGACGTCCGCACCTGGCAGGCCCAGATGAAGAAGCGCGGCGCGGCCGTCGACGTGGACGGCGCCTACGGTCCCGCCTCCCGCGAGGTCTGTCTCGACTTCCAGCGCGAGCAGGGCCTCGACGCCGACGGAGTCGTCGGCAGGCTCACCTGGGACGCCGCCTGGGAGGCCCCCGTCTCCTGA
- a CDS encoding DUF5925 domain-containing protein produces MSIVEEVRFPAAEALPMRVWLDDGDSPIDVIDALALSPFANGNQPYARTASLERVRPDAALMPARARLTRAAREQDGRDSRLACGEGWTLRVVRFSNRAAVVTVTAVSDELARSVLEECTKDAVEPPPHDQGHVDMGFWWTGARGPRRTERPISAPLWPTIRENYSTAARGVLENVMRVTPAAVDGRLLLLHGPPGTGKTTAMRALAREWADWCQVDCVLDPERLFADPGYLMEVAVGYDSDDDGHRWRLLVLEDCDELIRAEAKEATGQGLSRLLNLTDGLLGQGRDVLVAVTTNEELARLHPAVVRPGRCLAQIEAGRLSHEEAAAWLGTSEGIGAAGASLAELFALRSGRGPAVPPAPPETTGLYL; encoded by the coding sequence ATGTCCATTGTGGAGGAGGTTCGTTTCCCCGCCGCCGAAGCCCTGCCCATGCGGGTGTGGCTCGACGACGGCGACTCGCCGATCGATGTCATCGACGCGCTCGCGCTGTCCCCGTTCGCCAACGGGAACCAGCCCTACGCGCGCACCGCCAGCCTGGAGCGGGTGCGGCCCGACGCCGCGCTGATGCCCGCCCGTGCCCGGCTGACCCGCGCGGCGCGCGAGCAGGACGGCCGCGACTCGCGCCTGGCGTGCGGGGAGGGCTGGACGCTGCGGGTCGTCAGGTTCAGCAACCGCGCCGCCGTCGTGACCGTGACCGCCGTCAGCGACGAGCTCGCCCGCTCGGTGCTGGAGGAGTGCACCAAGGACGCGGTCGAGCCGCCGCCGCACGACCAGGGCCACGTCGACATGGGCTTCTGGTGGACCGGAGCCCGCGGGCCGCGGCGCACCGAGCGGCCGATCAGCGCTCCGCTGTGGCCGACGATCCGCGAGAACTACTCCACCGCCGCGCGCGGCGTCCTGGAGAACGTCATGCGGGTGACGCCCGCGGCCGTGGACGGGCGGCTGCTGCTCCTGCACGGGCCCCCGGGCACCGGCAAGACCACCGCGATGCGCGCCCTGGCCCGCGAGTGGGCCGACTGGTGCCAGGTGGACTGCGTGCTCGACCCCGAGCGCCTGTTCGCCGACCCCGGCTACCTGATGGAGGTCGCCGTCGGGTACGACTCCGACGACGACGGCCACCGCTGGCGCCTGCTGGTGCTGGAGGACTGCGACGAGCTGATCCGCGCCGAGGCCAAGGAGGCCACAGGCCAGGGCCTGTCGCGGCTGCTCAACCTGACCGACGGGCTGCTCGGCCAGGGCAGGGACGTGCTGGTCGCGGTGACCACCAACGAGGAGCTGGCCCGGCTGCACCCGGCGGTCGTGCGCCCGGGGCGCTGCCTGGCCCAGATCGAGGCCGGACGCCTGTCCCACGAGGAGGCGGCGGCGTGGCTCGGCACCTCCGAGGGGATCGGCGCGGCCGGGGCGTCGCTGGCGGAGCTGTTCGCCCTGCGCTCGGGGCGGGGGCCCGCCGTGCCGCCCGCGCCGCCCGAGACTACGGGGCTCTACCTCTGA
- the merB gene encoding organomercurial lyase: MHDLADVRVFVYRSFAERGGPPVTEEVAAEFGIGADEALQALRALHDAHFLVLDADRRRIVMAHPWSAVPLGFVVAGERMKWWGGCAWDSFAIPALVGEPCLVATHCPGCGRALALDVCPDEPPTTDMVAHFLVPIPRMWDDVMFACGHQSLFCAEEHVGRWLRETRNPRGVLLDPRTLWLLATRWYEGRLTRDYRRRTPDEARALFQELGLSGPFWGDDAPRERPAAATGGLPRTEPALLVRCGPAATSPAGRRPER; the protein is encoded by the coding sequence ATGCACGATCTGGCAGACGTGCGGGTCTTCGTCTACCGGTCCTTCGCCGAACGGGGCGGCCCGCCGGTCACCGAGGAGGTCGCCGCCGAGTTCGGCATCGGCGCGGACGAGGCCCTCCAGGCGCTGCGCGCCCTGCACGACGCCCACTTCCTCGTGCTCGACGCCGACCGCCGGCGGATCGTCATGGCCCACCCCTGGTCGGCGGTGCCGCTCGGCTTCGTCGTCGCGGGGGAGCGGATGAAGTGGTGGGGTGGCTGCGCCTGGGACTCCTTCGCGATCCCGGCCCTGGTCGGCGAGCCGTGCCTGGTCGCCACCCACTGCCCCGGCTGCGGCAGGGCGCTGGCGCTGGACGTCTGCCCCGACGAACCGCCCACCACCGACATGGTGGCCCACTTCCTGGTGCCGATCCCGCGCATGTGGGACGACGTGATGTTCGCCTGCGGGCACCAGTCGCTGTTCTGCGCCGAGGAGCACGTCGGCCGCTGGCTGCGTGAGACGCGCAACCCCCGGGGCGTGCTGCTGGACCCGCGCACCCTCTGGCTGCTGGCGACGCGCTGGTACGAGGGCCGCCTCACCCGCGACTACCGCAGGCGCACCCCGGACGAGGCGCGGGCGCTGTTCCAGGAGCTGGGCCTGTCCGGGCCGTTCTGGGGCGACGACGCCCCGCGCGAGCGGCCCGCCGCCGCGACGGGCGGGCTGCCGCGCACCGAGCCCGCTCTGCTGGTCAGGTGCGGGCCCGCGGCTACCTCTCCGGCCGGTCGCCGGCCGGAGAGGTAG
- a CDS encoding C39 family peptidase — protein MVTPSPAGPSRVVLHRWTSMVPAESGVAGFLDPFGGEATTWPYTRWTSEEREIGFPAAELVPSWTASAPKGSWLRVELRARTVTGGLTKWYDMGRWAEGEEDIHRSSLPGQGDQDGDVAVDTFVAARPVVAYRLRITLHGTGARVRAACVMASAPPARGGGAVSLPGEARGVALDVPSRSQRVHSGHHPQWGGGGDSWCSPASVTMVLQYWGAGPGPAELSFVDPADPCPAVDHAARDMYDHSYQGTGNWPFAVAYAGRYGMEGFVTRLRSLAELERFIRAGIPVITSQAFRERELPGSGYSTGGHLMVVTGFTPDGDVIANDPAAPTDGTVKRIYPRAAFENVWLRTTGSGGIVHVIHPRDVPLPVPTAEGNW, from the coding sequence GTGGTCACCCCGTCGCCCGCCGGTCCCAGCCGTGTCGTCCTCCACCGATGGACCTCCATGGTCCCCGCGGAGAGCGGCGTGGCCGGGTTCCTGGACCCGTTCGGCGGCGAGGCCACGACCTGGCCCTACACGCGGTGGACCTCCGAGGAGCGTGAGATCGGATTCCCCGCCGCCGAGCTGGTGCCGTCCTGGACGGCCTCGGCGCCCAAGGGGTCGTGGCTGCGGGTGGAGCTGCGGGCCCGCACGGTGACCGGCGGGCTGACCAAGTGGTACGACATGGGCCGCTGGGCGGAGGGCGAGGAGGACATCCACCGCTCGTCGCTGCCCGGCCAGGGCGACCAGGACGGCGACGTCGCCGTGGACACCTTCGTGGCCGCCCGTCCCGTCGTGGCCTACCGGCTGCGGATCACCCTGCACGGCACGGGGGCCAGGGTGCGAGCGGCCTGCGTGATGGCCTCGGCGCCGCCCGCGCGCGGCGGCGGGGCCGTGAGCCTGCCGGGCGAGGCGCGTGGGGTGGCGCTGGACGTGCCGTCCCGCTCGCAGCGCGTCCACTCCGGCCACCACCCGCAGTGGGGCGGCGGCGGCGACTCCTGGTGCAGCCCCGCCTCGGTGACCATGGTGCTGCAGTACTGGGGCGCGGGGCCCGGCCCCGCCGAGCTGTCCTTCGTCGACCCCGCAGACCCGTGCCCGGCCGTGGACCACGCGGCCCGCGACATGTACGACCACAGCTACCAGGGCACGGGCAACTGGCCGTTCGCCGTCGCCTACGCCGGGCGGTACGGCATGGAGGGCTTCGTGACCCGGCTGCGCTCGCTGGCCGAGCTGGAACGCTTCATCCGCGCCGGCATCCCGGTGATCACCTCGCAGGCGTTCCGGGAGCGCGAGCTGCCCGGCTCGGGGTACTCCACCGGCGGCCACCTGATGGTCGTCACCGGGTTCACCCCGGACGGCGACGTGATCGCCAACGATCCGGCGGCGCCCACCGACGGCACGGTCAAGAGAATCTATCCCCGGGCCGCATTCGAGAACGTGTGGTTACGCACGACCGGTAGCGGGGGAATCGTCCATGTCATCCACCCGCGCGACGTCCCGCTTCCCGTCCCGACCGCAGAGGGCAACTGGTGA
- a CDS encoding S9 family peptidase — MIESAVTAADVARVGDRPTWADIVPAPDGEEVWWDEPRPAEGGRRCVVRRTPDGRVHDVLPPGWNARNRVIEYGGRSWRALPDGGLVFTNWADQRLYRLDRLDPGTQPQPISPPGPSRYADLILHGDEVWCVRETGVRRDLVAVPLTGGEPRVVATAQHFLMNPRVSPDGRQVAWIGWDHPNMPWDGTELCVAPLREDGTAGPYRVVAGGPEESVAQAEWRDDGALYAVTDSTGWWNIHLVPVDGGPAENLTPMPEEFGDAVWKLGSCWFALAGDRIAAVHGTAGVKRLSVLDPATGALTDVGGDYSWWAATLSASPDGRRVVGVATTTHRPFEVVRVDLDTGAQEVLSSAKDLPDPALLPTPEAMVFDGVHAHVYPPRGAREGVPSPYVMFVHGGPTGSSPLVFDLSIAYFTSRGIGVAEVNYGGSTGYGRAYRERLRHNWGVVDVRDSETVARGLAAAGLADPDRLAIRGGSAGGWTAVAALVHSDAFRGCVAHYAITDPEGWARETHDFESRYLDGLIGPLPETRQRYLDRSPTLHAHQASGPALLLHGLEDAIVDPGQAERFVTALDAHGGRWAYLTFPGEQHGWRREETIIAALEAELAFYGLIFGLPTPEVPPLTLKGPK, encoded by the coding sequence GTGATCGAGTCCGCTGTCACTGCCGCCGACGTCGCCCGCGTGGGCGACCGCCCCACCTGGGCCGACATCGTGCCCGCGCCGGACGGCGAGGAGGTCTGGTGGGACGAGCCGCGCCCCGCCGAGGGCGGCAGGCGCTGCGTGGTCCGGCGCACCCCGGACGGCCGGGTGCACGACGTGCTGCCGCCGGGCTGGAACGCGCGCAACCGGGTCATCGAGTACGGCGGGCGCTCCTGGCGCGCGCTGCCGGACGGCGGGCTGGTGTTCACCAACTGGGCCGACCAGCGGCTCTACCGCCTGGACCGGCTCGACCCCGGCACCCAGCCCCAGCCGATCAGCCCGCCAGGCCCGTCCCGGTACGCCGACCTGATCCTGCACGGCGACGAGGTGTGGTGCGTGCGCGAGACCGGCGTGCGGCGCGACCTGGTCGCGGTGCCGCTGACCGGGGGCGAGCCGCGGGTGGTGGCCACGGCCCAGCACTTCCTGATGAACCCCCGCGTCTCCCCCGACGGACGGCAGGTCGCCTGGATCGGCTGGGACCACCCCAACATGCCGTGGGACGGCACCGAGCTGTGCGTGGCGCCGCTGCGCGAGGACGGCACCGCCGGCCCGTACCGGGTGGTGGCCGGCGGCCCGGAGGAGTCCGTGGCGCAGGCCGAGTGGCGCGACGACGGCGCGCTGTACGCCGTCACCGATTCCACGGGCTGGTGGAACATCCATCTGGTGCCCGTGGACGGCGGCCCGGCCGAGAACCTGACGCCGATGCCGGAGGAGTTCGGCGACGCCGTCTGGAAGCTCGGCTCGTGCTGGTTCGCCCTGGCCGGCGACAGGATCGCCGCCGTCCACGGCACGGCCGGCGTCAAGCGGCTGAGCGTGCTCGACCCCGCCACCGGCGCGCTCACCGACGTCGGCGGCGACTACAGCTGGTGGGCCGCCACCCTGTCGGCCTCGCCGGACGGGCGGCGCGTGGTGGGCGTGGCCACGACGACGCACCGGCCGTTCGAGGTGGTCCGGGTGGACCTGGACACCGGCGCCCAGGAGGTGCTCTCCTCGGCCAAGGACCTGCCCGACCCGGCGCTGCTGCCCACGCCCGAGGCCATGGTCTTCGACGGCGTGCACGCCCACGTCTACCCGCCGCGCGGCGCGCGCGAGGGCGTGCCGTCGCCGTACGTGATGTTCGTGCACGGCGGGCCGACCGGGTCCAGCCCGCTGGTGTTCGACCTGTCGATCGCCTACTTCACCAGCAGGGGCATCGGCGTGGCCGAGGTCAACTACGGCGGCTCCACCGGGTACGGCCGGGCCTACCGGGAGCGGCTGCGGCACAACTGGGGCGTCGTGGACGTGCGCGACAGCGAGACCGTCGCCCGGGGCCTGGCCGCCGCGGGGCTGGCCGACCCCGATCGCCTCGCCATCCGGGGCGGCAGCGCGGGCGGCTGGACGGCGGTCGCCGCGCTCGTGCACAGCGACGCCTTCCGGGGCTGCGTCGCGCACTACGCGATCACCGACCCCGAGGGGTGGGCCCGGGAGACCCACGATTTCGAGTCCCGCTACCTGGACGGGCTGATCGGCCCGCTGCCCGAGACCCGGCAGCGCTACCTGGACCGCTCCCCCACGCTGCACGCCCACCAGGCGTCCGGGCCCGCGCTGCTGCTGCACGGCCTGGAGGACGCCATCGTCGACCCGGGCCAGGCCGAGCGGTTCGTCACGGCCCTGGACGCGCACGGCGGCCGGTGGGCCTATTTGACCTTTCCCGGGGAACAGCACGGCTGGAGACGCGAGGAGACGATCATCGCGGCACTGGAGGCCGAGCTCGCCTTCTACGGGCTCATCTTCGGCCTCCCCACCCCCGAGGTGCCGCCGTTGACGCTGAAAGGACCGAAGTGA
- a CDS encoding M20/M25/M40 family metallo-hydrolase, whose translation MTEVAGICSDLLRIDTTNDGTPDGSGERAAAEYVAGLLAEAGIEPMVFESAPRRTSVVARVPGDDPEALLIHGHLDVVPADPAEWRLHPFSGEIEGGCVNGRGAVDMKGTLSMTLALVREWARTGRRPRRDLVLAFLADEEATGEYGAGYAVTRHRDLFEGCTEAISESGGFSVQAGGDGARVYPVAVGERGTAWMKLTAHGVAGHGSKPPVDNPVAELCRALARLADHRWPVRLTPAVARLIDGLGRALGTTIDLDRLDEEAERLGRAGTLFKGVIRNSANPTMLEAGYKVNVIPGTAEAHVDGRFLPGFRDEFLETVDRLLGPKITREFVSFEDGVASPTEGLFDDLCAALLAEDPAGRPVPYVMTGGTDAKSFARLGIRGYGFAPLLLDPSLDYFGMFHGVDERVPVAGLEFGVRVLDRLLTSPATPRPAAPSDAMGV comes from the coding sequence GTGACAGAGGTGGCGGGCATCTGCTCGGACCTGCTCAGGATCGACACGACCAACGACGGCACGCCGGACGGCTCGGGCGAGCGCGCGGCGGCCGAGTACGTCGCGGGGCTGCTCGCCGAGGCGGGCATCGAACCCATGGTGTTCGAGTCGGCGCCCCGCCGCACCAGCGTGGTGGCGCGCGTCCCCGGGGACGACCCCGAGGCGCTGCTGATCCACGGGCACCTGGACGTCGTGCCCGCCGACCCCGCGGAGTGGCGGCTGCACCCGTTCTCCGGCGAGATCGAGGGCGGGTGCGTCAACGGGCGCGGCGCGGTGGACATGAAGGGCACGCTGTCCATGACGCTGGCACTGGTGCGCGAGTGGGCGCGCACCGGGCGGCGTCCGCGGCGCGACCTCGTACTGGCGTTCCTCGCCGACGAGGAGGCCACCGGCGAGTACGGCGCCGGGTACGCGGTCACCCGCCACCGCGACCTGTTCGAGGGCTGCACCGAGGCGATCAGCGAGTCGGGCGGCTTCAGCGTCCAGGCGGGCGGGGACGGGGCCCGTGTGTACCCGGTGGCGGTGGGCGAGCGGGGCACGGCGTGGATGAAGCTCACCGCGCACGGGGTGGCCGGGCACGGCTCCAAGCCGCCGGTGGACAACCCGGTCGCCGAGCTGTGCCGGGCGCTGGCGCGCCTGGCCGACCACCGCTGGCCCGTGCGGCTCACGCCCGCCGTGGCGCGGCTCATCGACGGCCTCGGCCGCGCGCTCGGGACCACGATCGACCTGGACCGGCTGGACGAGGAGGCCGAGCGGCTCGGCCGGGCGGGGACGCTGTTCAAGGGCGTGATCCGCAACTCGGCCAACCCGACCATGCTGGAGGCCGGATACAAGGTCAACGTCATCCCCGGCACGGCCGAGGCGCACGTGGACGGCCGGTTCCTGCCCGGGTTCCGCGACGAGTTCCTGGAGACGGTCGACCGGCTGCTCGGCCCGAAGATCACACGGGAGTTCGTCAGCTTCGAGGACGGCGTGGCCTCCCCGACCGAGGGCCTGTTCGACGACCTGTGCGCGGCGCTGCTGGCCGAGGACCCGGCGGGCCGCCCGGTGCCGTACGTCATGACCGGCGGCACCGACGCCAAGTCCTTCGCCAGGCTCGGCATCCGGGGGTACGGGTTCGCGCCGCTGCTGCTGGACCCGTCGCTGGACTACTTCGGCATGTTCCACGGCGTGGACGAGCGCGTGCCGGTCGCGGGCCTGGAGTTCGGCGTCCGCGTCCTGGACCGCCTGCTCACCTCCCCGGCCACGCCCCGGCCCGCCGCGCCGTCCGACGCGATGGGGGTCTAG
- a CDS encoding trypco2 family protein codes for MLELSTVIKELRTELTKAMKSADGEQLQFGVGPIELEVTMAVTREASLNGKVKFWVLETGADAKMSDAQTHRVKLTLTPEVKGSTKEEDRSPYISGLGQEGER; via the coding sequence GTGCTTGAGCTTTCGACCGTCATCAAGGAATTGCGCACCGAGTTGACGAAGGCGATGAAGTCCGCCGACGGTGAGCAGTTGCAGTTCGGGGTGGGGCCCATCGAACTGGAGGTGACGATGGCGGTCACCCGTGAGGCCTCGCTGAACGGCAAGGTCAAGTTCTGGGTGCTGGAGACCGGCGCCGACGCCAAGATGAGCGACGCGCAGACCCACCGGGTGAAGCTCACGCTCACGCCCGAGGTGAAGGGGTCGACCAAGGAGGAGGACAGGTCACCGTACATCTCAGGGCTCGGGCAGGAGGGCGAGCGCTGA